The genomic stretch agaatacagagggaaaggggatagggcatctggagaggagaatacagaggaaagaggatagggcatctggagagggagaatacagaggaaagggggatagggcatctggagagagggagaatacagaggaaagggaaaggatagggcatctggagagaggagaatacagaggaaaggaaaggggatagggcatctggagagaggagaatacagaggaaagggaaaggaggatagggcatctggagagagggagaatacagaggaaaggaggatagggcatctggagagaggagaatacagaggaaaggaaaggggataggcatctgagagaggagaatacagaggaaagggaaaggatagggcatctggagagaggagaatacagaggaaaggaaagggggatagggcatctgagagagaggagaatacagaggaaaggaaagggggatagggcatctggagagaggagaatacagaggaaaggaaaggggatagggcatctgagagagggagaatacagaggaaaggaaaggaggatagggcatctggagagaggagaatacagaggaaagggaaaggggataggcatctggagagaggagaatacagaggaaaggagaggatagggcatctggagagagggagaatacagaggaaaggaaaggaggatagggcatctggagagagggagaatacagaggaaaggaaagggggatagggcatctggagagaggagaatacagaggaaaggaaaggggataggcatctggagagagggagaatacagaggaaaggaaaggatagggcatctggagagagggagaatacaggatggaaaggggatagggcatctggagagaggagaataagAGGAAAGGGGATAGGACATCTggagagaatacagaggaaaggaaaaggggataggcatctggagagaggagaatacagaggaaagggggatagggcatctggagagagggagaatacagaggaaaggaaagggggatagggcatctggagagggagaatacagaggaaaggaagaggatagggcatctggagagaggagaatacagaggaaagggaaagggggataggcatctggagagaggagaatacagaggaaaggaaaggggatagggcatctggagagagggagaactacagaggaaaggaggatagggcatctggagagagggagaatacagaggaaaggaaaggaggataggcatctggagagaggagaatacagaggaaagggaaaggggatagggcatctggagagagggagaatacagaggaaagagaAAGGATGGATAGGCATctggagagggagaatacagaggaaagcgATAtgaggatagggcatctggagagaggagaatacagaggaaaggaaagggggatagggcatctggagagagggagaatacagaggaaagggaaggatagggcatctggagagggagaatacagaggaaaggggatagggcatctggagagaggagaatacagaggaaaggaagggggatagggcatctggagagaggagaatacagaggaaaggaaagggggatagggcatctggagagagggagaatacagaggaaaggaaagggggatagggcatctggagagagggagaatacagaggaaagggaaaggggatagggcatctggagagagggaaagaaagggtGAGTGAGAAATGCTCCCTCTAATGGGGAATGAAGGGCTGGTATTAAGACTCTACTGACAGGTTAGTCATTAACCTGACACTTACAGTAGGGAAAATCTCTAACTCAAAACCACATGTGTATATCTGtgtaacgacacacacacacacacacacacacacacacacacacacacacacacgcacacacgcacacacacacacacacacacgcacacgctccTCATGCACACTCCTGGAACACAACACGGAGGTTAATATGTAACTGATTGTAATCTGGAGGGGGCCTAATAATTCAACAAAGCAAAGCCTGCTGGGTAATCTGATCTGCACAAGCCTGGCTAGAAAACATACATTATGTTCTTGTTATTTCGTGCTTAAGTCTTCCTGTTGCATTCTTCTAGAACATGTTTCTGCTCACTTGAATGCACTTATTTCTGAGTTGGATGAAAACATCCTACTAACTGACTGAAATGTAAATGAAAGAACAAGGAACATATGACAAGTAAGTAGGTTAGAGGAGAACAGACCCTtattaggccgtcattgtaaataataattatgCTCTCAAAACGATTCACCTGGATAAATAAAAAAGGTACGAAAGTATTTGCCTCATTCTGATTTTCTATACTTTTGCATATTTTTCATACTGAATGTTATAAAATCTTccaccaaaacctaatattagataaagggaacctgcgtttacaaataacaaaaaaatatatacttattttatatatttaatGAACAAAGTgatgcaacacccaatgcccctgtgtgaaaaagtaattgcccccttactcaataactggttgtgccaccttgaactgcaatgactccaactAAAGGTGTCCACTCTCTCATATTGCTGTGGAGGAAGTGAccctggatgatcatcaagactcttggaagaatgttATGTAGAACTTCTTGGATGACATGGTTCCCATTATGGCTGgagaaaaccaaacactgcattccacagtaagaacatcataccaacggtcaagcgtggtggtggtagtgtgatggtttggggatgctttgctgcctcaggacctggacgacttgccttaatagaaggaaccatgaattctgctctgtatcagagaattccacaggagaatgtcaggccatccgtctgAGTTGAAGCTGAAGtacagctgggtcatgcagcaagacaatgatccaaaacacacaatcaattCTACATGACCGAaccccaattgagatgttgtggcaggacttgaaacaagcagttcatgcttgaaaacccacaaatgtcgctgagctaaagcagttctgcatggaagagtgtGACAAAACTCCTCCACAGCaacgtgagagactgatcaactactacaggaagcgtttggttggagtcatttcagctaaaaggtggcacaaccagttattgagtgtaattGATGTTTAAGTTATTTTATAAACTAAGTTATGTAAGAATGTAATTATTGTATTATTTGTTCACttaggttccctttatctaatattaggttttggttgaagatctgataacattcagtatcaaaaatatgcaaaagtatAGAAAAttagaatgtgagagagagaaagaacaagagagaatgagagaacaagagagaatgagagaacaagagaacgagagagaaagaacgagaacgagagagagagagagagagagagaaggagagaacgagagagagagagagagaaggagagaacaagagagaatgagagagaacgagagaacaagagagaacgagagagaaagcgagagaacgagagagaggaagagaatgagagagagagagagatgagagagaagagaacgagagagatgagagagacgagagagaagagagagaatgagagagaatgagagagacgagagaacagagagagagaagagaacgagagaactgagagagaacgcagagaagagaacagagagagagagaatcgagagagagagaacgagagagagagagagagagagagagagaacgagagagagagaatcgagagagagaacgagagagagaactgagagagaagagagaagagagaatagagagagagagagaagagagagagagaatgagagagagagaagagagagagaaagagagagaagatgaagagagagagagaatgagagagagagaagagagagaagagagaaatgaaagagagagagaataagagagagaacagagagagagagaagagagagagagagaatgagagagagagagagagagagagagagagagagagaatgagagagagagagaatagagagagagagaacgagagaagagagagagagagaagagagaatgagagagaaagagagagagaaagaagagagagaatagagaagagagaagagagaaagagaatagagagagagagaatagagagagagagaagagagagagagaacgagagagaaagagagagagagagagaatgagaaagagagagaacgagagagaagagagagacgagagagagagagagagagaacagagagaatgagagagagaaagagagaagagagagagagagagagaaggagagagagagagaatgagagaacgagagagagagagagaaacgaagagaacgagagaagagaaagagaagagaaagaatagagagagagagagagaatagagagacagagagagaaagagagagaatagaagagagagagcagagagaagaagagagagaatgacagagaaagagagaatgaagagagagaatgagagaatagagaagaatgagagagaatagagagaagagaagagaagagagaaagagagagagagaagagagaagagagagagagaataagagagaagaagaactaagaagagaaagagagaagaacgagagagagagagagagagaacagaaagaagagagaagagaaacgaGAGATCGAGAAGAACGAAGAgaagaagacgagagagagaagagaagcacagagagaaacgagaagagagagagagagaacaagagagagaacagagagagagagaaagagagaaacaaagagaagaagaaaagagagagaaacgaagagagagagaagaagagaagaaagagagagagaacaacgagagagaaagaagagaacagACGAGAAGAGAAACGAAGAAAGAGAAGAACGAGAGAAGAAGACGAGAAGAAAACAGAGAAACGAACAGAGAAAACGAGAAAGAGAAGAAAACGAGAAGAAGAAAGacgaagagaaagaagagagaagagaaagacagagaagagagaaagagaagagagaacgagagagagagaaagagaaagaagaagagagaagaagagagagacgagagaacaagagagaagagaaacagagagagaaagagaagaaacgagagaaagaaagagagaagagaacaagaagaaagacagaagagaagagaacgaaAGAACGAGAACAAGAAAGAAACGAGAAGAGAAAacgaagagagagacaagagaagaaacgaagaagagagaagaaagagaggaagaacgagagagagaagaaagaaagaagaagaaagagaaacagagaagaaacaagaagagagacagaaagagaaaacagaaagaaagaagaaacaagaagaaaaacagagagaaagaaacaagagaaaagagaaaaacaAGAAGAGAGAACGAAGAGAAAACGAAGAAagaaaagaagagaaagaaagaacaaAGAGAAAACGAAAGAAGAAAACAAAGAAAGACGAAGAAAGAAacgagagaaagaagagaaacaaagaagagagaaaagaaagaaagatagaaagaaagaagaaagaagagagaacaagagagaaagaagaaaacgaaagaaagaaagagaagaagacaaagaagaaagagagaacgaaagaagaaagaaagaaagaagagaaaacaaagaaagaagagaagaaagaagaagaaaaagaaagaaagaaagaaaagaaaaagaagaaagaaagaacaagagaagaagagaaaacgaaagaaaacagagaaagaagaaaagaaagaagaagaaagaacgAGAAAGAAGAAAAcaagaagaaagaagagaagaagaaagaaaagagagaacgaaagagaagaaagacagagagaaagagaacaagagaagacaaagagaagaaagagaagaagaagagagaaagaaacaagaAGAAAGaacagagaaaagagaagaaagaAGGAAAACAAAGAAGAGAAAGAACAAAGAAGAAAAGGAAGAACGAagaaaagaagagaaagaagaaagaaagagaaaaacaagaagaagaagaaaacagagaaagaaagaaagagaagaaagaagaaagagaagagaaagaagaaaagaaaagaaagaagaaagagagaagaagaaagaaagagaagaaaacagaagagaaagaaaaaatagagaagaaagaaagaagaaagaaagaaagaaagaaacaagaAGAAAGAacgagaagaaacagagagaaagaagaagaagaaaacaagAAAGAAGAGAAAACgagaagagaaaaagaaagaagaaaaacaaagaaagaaaaaagaaagacaagaaagaaagaaaacgaagaaagaaaagagagaagaaagagaagaacagaagaaagaaagaagaaagaagaaagaaaaacaaagagaaagaacaaagaagaaagaagaaagaagaaagaaaacaaagaaagaaagaagaaacgAGAGAAGAAAACAAAGAAGGAAacgagagaagaaagaaagaagaaagaaagaagacaagaagaagaaaagaagaaagaaaagaagaagaaaagagaagaaagaagaagaaacaaagaagaaacagaagaagaaagaaagataagaaagaagaaagaaagaagagaagagaacgagagaaagaaaaagaaagaagaacaagagagaaagaagaaagacagagaaaaaaagagaagaaagaaaagaaagaaagaaagcgaagagaagaaagaaagaagagaaacaagaagaaagaacgaagagaaagaaagagaagaaagagaaacgAGAAGAAGAAAAacgaagagagaaagaaagagagaagagaagaaagaagaagaagaaaacaagaaagagaagaaagaaagaaagaagaaagaagaagaagaaagagaagagaaacgaaagagagaaaagaaagaaagaagagagaacaaagaagaaagaaagaagagagaagaaagaaagagaagagagaaacaagagaagaaaaacaaagaagaagagagaaacaagagaagagaaagaaaacaaagaaagaaagaagaaagaaagaagaagaaaggagaagaagaaagaaagaaagaaagaagaaagaaagaaaaagagagaagagaaacagagagaaacagagagagaaagagagaaagaaagaagaaagagaaaacagaagaagaaagaaaaacgaagaagagagagaaagaagagagaagaagaaaagaatgaaagaaaacaaagaagaaagaaaagaaagaagagagaaaacgaaaagagaagaaagagaagaaaggaaGAACGAGAAGAAAAGAAACGAGAGAAAGAAGAAAACAAGAGAAGAGAAACAAGAAAacgaagagaaagagaagagaagacaaagaagaagaaagaagaagaagaagaaagaagaagaaagaagaagagaaagaaagaaagagagaagaaaacaagaagagaagaaagagaagaaagaagaagagaaagagaaacaagagagaagaagacaagagaaaatagagaagaagaaaggagagagaagaagaaaacgaagaagaaagaagaagaaaagagaaaacagaagagagaacagaagagaagaaagaaagacagaagaaAAACGAAGAAGAAAacgagaagaagaagagaaagaaacgAGAAGAAAAACGAAGAGAAGAAacgagaagaagaagaaagaaagaaaacgaagaagagaaagaagagaaacaaagaagaaaacgagagaaagagagaagaaaacgAGAAAACGAAGAGAAACAGAAGGAAACGAGAAGAGAAACGAAGAAGAGAAAGAAACAAAGAAGAAaacagaagaagaaagaagagaagaaagaaagaaagaagaaagaaagaaagaaacaagaagaaaacagaaagaaagagaagaaagaagaaaacgaagaaacagagaagaagaagaacaaagaagaaagaagaaagaaagaagaaagaagaaagaaagaaaacagaagaaagaaaagaagaaaaaaacaaagaagaaaacagaagaagaagaagaacaagaaagaaagaaaaaacgagaagaaagaaagaagaaacaaGAAGAAAAAGgaagaaaacaagagagaaagaagagaacaaaagaagaaaagaaagagaagagaacagaagagaaagaaagaaagaaagaagagaaagaaagaaagaagcaaACGAGAAGAAAAACGAAGAAgaaagaacaagaagaagaaaagaagaaaacAAAGAGAAAACAGAAAGAACGAAGAGAAaacgaaagaaagagaagagaaacagaagagagacaAGAAGAAaacaagagaagagaagaaagaagaagagaaagaaagaaacgagagaaaagaaagaagagaaaacgagagaagagaaagacagagagaaagaagaacgaagaagaaaga from Oncorhynchus keta strain PuntledgeMale-10-30-2019 unplaced genomic scaffold, Oket_V2 Un_contig_14959_pilon_pilon, whole genome shotgun sequence encodes the following:
- the LOC127918810 gene encoding troponin I-like; this encodes ERERRERIEKREERKRIERERERRENEERKEEKERTKRKRKKKTKKDEE